The Shewanella algae DNA segment GAACGCGAGGCGTTTGAGTTTATGGCCAACCGCCAAAAGCACCGGCAGCCAGACAGTGAGCGCCAGAGCAGCAGATAGCCAAAATGGCGGCTATTGCGGCGCGTTCTCACTCAACCAGCTTTACCGGCATTTGCGCCCGTTTGTATGACGCAGGCTGCCGTTTGCCTGACGATGGACCGGAGGCCGCATGAGCCACAAAAACAGAAGCGCCCGCGTTAGTTTAGTGACAGCTGCGGGCGCTTACCTGAGTTCAGGCTTGGTCATCATAGCCAAGCCATTGATGTGCGTCAATTTGGCGCAAGGCGGTGACGTATGAGCATGGACAATAAAAATGATGATGGTCTTGTGGCGCTAAACAGCCACTTAACTGGAGAGCAGCGAGCGCAGTATGACGCCATGTTAACGCCTGTCGCTTTGGATGCAGAAAAGCCTTTGTGTTTGGTGCCGATGCAATCTGACGGTGCTTGCTTTGATGGCATGAACGCGCATGAGATTTATGCGAGGCACATGCAGTGTTTGATCCGAAACGCGTTAATTAGTGCCGTTTCTAATGTGGGTTGGTATGACGTTTTGGTATCAAAAATTGATCACCATACGGTGAGACAGCAGTTCGATGAGGTGGCAAAAACCATTGTGAATGAGGCGCTGCTTGGGCAGCGTGCATTGCCGATGCCCACTGCGGCCGTTGAATACTTTTTGGCTTACTTGGAAATGGAGCAAGGCCGTTGTGATGAGGTGATGCTACGCAAGCGTTATGTGCAGCCATTCGATGGGCTTGAGGAGCACTTGAAACGCTGGGGTGAACGGCGTGCGTTGTTAGAGCTATTGCACGACAACTTACTGCGCAAGATAACTCAGGAGGACATGTGATGGCGAAAGTTCTTTTCAGTGCAGCCGGTGGCTTCAACAACAACCTGAATTTCTTGCCTTTTGGCGGGATGAAAAATTGTTTGACCACCAACGTAATCCAACGGGCCGTAAACAACATCGTTCAGCTCAATGTCGTAAGAGTCAACCACATTAAAAACGGTGATGCCGGTGCCTTCGATGCTGACAGCCACCATGCCCCGTTTGCGGTGAATAGCAATTACAACGCCGTATTCATTGCGGTTTTTCGGCATATCAAGTTCCTTTTGATGGTAGTAAAACGCCCACTCGATCTTGGCGGACTGGTGGGCGAGTGCAACAACATTCGTGGAGAAAGTGAGCTGCGTGGTGATAGTAGCTCAGTTTCAACACCTTGCGCAATGTGGGGTGGGTTATGAGCCGTGCTGCGACTGATTGGGCTTGGTCGTTAGCGATTAAGCCTGCGAGTTTGAAATTGCTGTTGTTGTCGATGGCTGACCGTGCGGACGAGTATCACCGCTGTTATCCGTCGGTTGAGCGGTTGGTGAAAGACACGGGCCTGGACCGTAAAACCATTATTGGCAACATTGCCAAGCTGCAAGACGCGGGTGTGCTAACCGATACGGGTAAGCGAGCCGGCAGAACGGGCAAGGTGAAGATTTACCGTCTGAATTTGGTGGATGTTTCGCAGCCAATAAGCACCGGTGATAACAGTCCCAAAAGCGGAATGGTTCCGAAAACGGAATCATCCCAAAAACGGACAGGAAATAGTCCCAAAAACGGTACTTTGAATAGTCCCAAAAACGGTACTCAGAACCAGTCATTTAACCAGTCAATGAACCAAGAGCGTGTTGGCGTGCCCGCCAAGCGCAATTCTCCAAGCGACAAGTTTATTTTTGATAAGTGGCCTGCGGCGCCATCGGATGAGGTATTTGCCGATTGGGTGAAAGCACGCGCAGCGGCTAAGAAGCCCTTGACGCAAGGTGCGGTTGATTACGTTGCCCCTGAGCTGCACAAGGCGGTTGCAGCTGGCATGAGTGTGGATGACTGCTTGCGAGTGACGTTGGGCGAGGGCTGGCAGGGGTTCAAGTTTGATTGGGCGGTAAACCGTGGGCTGGTGCCAACCAGTGGCCAGGCACTGCAGCACTGGACCAGCAATGTTTTTGACGATGGAGATCCGCTGATATGACACAACGAAACCATCAACCACAGCCGATTCAGGCGTTGGATTTTATGCCGTCGGCGCAGCAATCGCGCCCTGTGGTGTCGGAGTTTGACGGGCAGCTGATTGATAGCGTGTTTGCGAAGCTGAAAATCTTGTTTCCGATTGGGGCGCCCAAGCCTGAGCAAGAGCCCAGCATGAAGGCGGAATGGTTGAAAACCTTGGTAGCGCAGCGCATTGGCAGCGTTGAAGTGGTGCAGCGTGGCATTAACCGTGCCCGTTGTGAGCGCGATGGTAAGCGGCAGTTTTGGCCTTCGCCTTTGCAGTTTTGCCATTGGTGCCATGCGGAACCCGATGATTTAGGACTGCCAAGCGTTGAGCAGGCTTATCGTGAAGCTATGCGGCATTACTCGCATGTTGCCAAACACAAGTGGAGCCATGCCATTGTGCGGTTGGCGTTGCGTGAGTCTGGCGGGAGTTGGCTGTTTGGGGCATCCACAGCAGATGATTCGTTCAAGGTATTTGAGCGCAATTACACCATGTTGATCCGCCGTTATGCCAATGGTGAGGAGATTGATTTTAATCTGCCCAAGGCACTGCCAACGAGGGTTACTCGACCTACAGCGGCCAATAAAGCAAGAGCGAACATTGCAGATTTACGGGTGAAGTTTGGCCTACGGACAACGAAAGGAGCAAACGATGAGTAAGCAATTACCGAAAACCCAGAAGCAACGCTTGGTTGCGATGCTGGATGATGGCAAGTGGCACACGTTGTTTGAGCTTCAGCGGTTAAGCCGAGAACGCTTTGGAACGCTTGATAGCGAAACAGCTCTGAGTGCCCGTTGGCGGGAGTTACCCGCCGAAAAGCGGATGAAGCGCATTCGCCAGGGTACGAACAAAACCTATGAATACAGGATGGTGGCTTGATGGCGAGCGGTGTTGAAGTTGGCAAGCTGAAGCGGGCGCCGCTGCGCCGTTGGTTGAGCGGCGGTGTTACCCGGGATTATCGGGATCCTCAGTATCCGACAGTGAGACTGCGGGCCAATGGTGAGCGCACCAAGGCGAGTATTTTTCTGGTGTTCAATGAGCAGAACGTGACTCGATGGCGCAAGGTGGGCACTTGGCCGGATCTGTGTATCGATACGTTTTTGGAGCAGCTGCCGGCCACTCTGGCCGAGCGAGCAGCTGGAGGTGAGGTTATGTTTGGGCAGTTTGTGACTGTGGCTGATGTGGTTACCTGGTATGTCGGGCATGTGGCAGATAACACGACTATGAGTGTGAGTTGGCGCCGGAATGTGCGTTCGATAGTTACCAGGCACTTGATCCCAAGGGCTGGGCAGTTGCCGCTGGCATCACTGAGTTGGAGTGATTTGGATAGTGCGCTGGTTAAGTCGATGCTGGCTGATGGGTATTCGCCCCGCTATGTGGTGGAGGTGGTAAGTAAGCTCAAGACGGCGTTCAGTTCTGCCGCTGGGCTGCACTTGCTCGATAGCAACCCTTTGGCCGGGTTCAAGCCCAGTGTGAGGCTGCCAAAGGCGCTGGATGCGAGGCTGTATGACTCTGACCTTGGCGAGCTGTTCAAGCTGTTATCAGAGACTGTGATGGTTCAGGCTATGCTGTTTGTGTTGATGATGATGTTTGGTACCCGTATCAATGAAACCCGCCAGGCTAGGTGGGACCAGTTCACCGGCGATGTTTGGGTGATACCGCCGTCAAACACCAAAAACGGTAATGAGTTGCGGTTGCCGTTGACCAAATCTGCCCGGGCTTTGATTGATCATTACCGCCGCTGGCAGTTGGCCAATGTTGGCAAGCGTGCCTGGCTGTTCCCCGGCCGAGGTCAGGCGCCTATTGCTGTGCGCACTGCTCAGGATTGGTCTGTTGGCCTTCGCTTTAAATACTTCACTTCACACGATATCAGGCGGCTTTTTCGCACCATTATTGCTGAGATTGGTATTGATACCGTGATTGGTGAGTTGTTGCTCAATCACTCCCTGCCTGTGCTTTTGCGTACCTATGTTCAGTCATCCCTCAATGCAGGGGTGAGCCAGGCACTTGAGCAGTATCACCAGTATTTGATTGAGCGCGGATTTAATCAGATCGCGCCCGAGATAATCCCTAGATCGCATTCAGATCTTGGTAACGGGCAAAGTCAGATGGCAAGCGGGTGGCTGTGATGATCACTGCATCATTGTCAAAAGAGGATGCAATTGCACGAAAAGGGGCGTTTTAGGATGGCAAAAGCGGCGGCAGCATCAGGGGCAAAACTGCTGGCAATGGGGCGGAGATTGCGCCAAATGACCCAGGAGGAAGTGGCAAGCGCCTACGGGGTGAATGTCAAAACCTATCGGCGCTGGGAGAAGGGACAAAGCCCGGTACCGTATGACGACCTTTGCGCCATCTGTGCTGATATTTTTGCCCTGGACTTGTTCAACTTAAGGGGGCTGGCCGATGCAGCATAAGCACGATGCGCAGCATGAAGCGCTGATGAACATGAAGCAGCTCCGCCTCGAGTTGCGAGCGTGGGCTAACTGGTGGCTCAGGCATGAGTATGGCAAAGGGTACGCCGTCCGCAGTAGCTGTGACCGGCTCAAGGACCCTATCACCTACGGAACGACAGTGAGTGAGCGTGACATTAACCCACCGCCCGGGGTTATTCGTTACGACTGGCGCATTGAGCAGCTGGCGCCCGAGTGCCGCCGAGCTATTCGAGCTCAGTACCTGTGCCGGGGTAAGTGGGCATTGCTGGACTTCGACAGTCGTAAGTCCTTTGTATTCTGGTTAAGACGCGCAGAACTGGCGCTGGTGAGGTGAGTATGGGATGGTGAAACAGTGGCTAT contains these protein-coding regions:
- a CDS encoding helix-turn-helix domain-containing protein, with the translated sequence MSRAATDWAWSLAIKPASLKLLLLSMADRADEYHRCYPSVERLVKDTGLDRKTIIGNIAKLQDAGVLTDTGKRAGRTGKVKIYRLNLVDVSQPISTGDNSPKSGMVPKTESSQKRTGNSPKNGTLNSPKNGTQNQSFNQSMNQERVGVPAKRNSPSDKFIFDKWPAAPSDEVFADWVKARAAAKKPLTQGAVDYVAPELHKAVAAGMSVDDCLRVTLGEGWQGFKFDWAVNRGLVPTSGQALQHWTSNVFDDGDPLI
- a CDS encoding replication protein P codes for the protein MTQRNHQPQPIQALDFMPSAQQSRPVVSEFDGQLIDSVFAKLKILFPIGAPKPEQEPSMKAEWLKTLVAQRIGSVEVVQRGINRARCERDGKRQFWPSPLQFCHWCHAEPDDLGLPSVEQAYREAMRHYSHVAKHKWSHAIVRLALRESGGSWLFGASTADDSFKVFERNYTMLIRRYANGEEIDFNLPKALPTRVTRPTAANKARANIADLRVKFGLRTTKGANDE
- a CDS encoding tyrosine-type recombinase/integrase, yielding MASGVEVGKLKRAPLRRWLSGGVTRDYRDPQYPTVRLRANGERTKASIFLVFNEQNVTRWRKVGTWPDLCIDTFLEQLPATLAERAAGGEVMFGQFVTVADVVTWYVGHVADNTTMSVSWRRNVRSIVTRHLIPRAGQLPLASLSWSDLDSALVKSMLADGYSPRYVVEVVSKLKTAFSSAAGLHLLDSNPLAGFKPSVRLPKALDARLYDSDLGELFKLLSETVMVQAMLFVLMMMFGTRINETRQARWDQFTGDVWVIPPSNTKNGNELRLPLTKSARALIDHYRRWQLANVGKRAWLFPGRGQAPIAVRTAQDWSVGLRFKYFTSHDIRRLFRTIIAEIGIDTVIGELLLNHSLPVLLRTYVQSSLNAGVSQALEQYHQYLIERGFNQIAPEIIPRSHSDLGNGQSQMASGWL
- a CDS encoding helix-turn-helix domain-containing protein, translated to MAKAAAASGAKLLAMGRRLRQMTQEEVASAYGVNVKTYRRWEKGQSPVPYDDLCAICADIFALDLFNLRGLADAA